The region TTTCAAGCCAGCAATACTAGTTAACAAACCACCGGTTTACAAGCCAACTCTTGGATTAAGACCTTATACTCCAACAAGTATAAAAATCGATGATACCATGCATTTAGTAGTATCACTCACCTGCACTAAAGGCATGACTTCTTATAATTTCTTATTCTTTCTAGTTGTGTTCCTTGCATCTATGATGCTTGTCCCTCAAGCGCTTCTTGTTGAAGCGGTTAATAAGCCATTGTCAGTCACCACGCCACATCGGATTTACTGGCCACCACCACCAGAATATCAAAGGTACTCTCCTTCAGTAAAAGAGGTTAACGAGCCATTGTCGGTTGCCACGCAACTTCGGAGACAAAGGCCACCGCCAGTGTCTTGGCTGCCACTACAAAATTATCGAAAGTACCATCCTTCAATAGAAGAGGTTAACGAGCCATTGTCGGGAACACCGCCACCTCATGTTTACTGGCCACCACCATTGCCGCCACCAACAGATTATCGAAGGTACCATCCTTCAAAAGAAGATGTTAAAAAGCCATTGCCAGTCGCCATGCCACATCGGAGAATTTGGTCACCACCACCAATACATGAAGATGCAACGAGCTTGAATTGACAtgttatttatataaataattactaa is a window of Lotus japonicus ecotype B-129 chromosome 5, LjGifu_v1.2 DNA encoding:
- the LOC130719754 gene encoding extensin-1-like encodes the protein MTSYNFLFFLVVFLASMMLVPQALLVEAVNKPLSVTTPHRIYWPPPPEYQRYSPSVKEVNEPLSVATQLRRQRPPPVSWLPLQNYRKYHPSIEEVNEPLSGTPPPHVYWPPPLPPPTDYRRYHPSKEDVKKPLPVAMPHRRIWSPPPIHEDATSLN